The proteins below come from a single Vitis vinifera cultivar Pinot Noir 40024 chromosome 9, ASM3070453v1 genomic window:
- the LOC132254352 gene encoding F-box/LRR-repeat protein At4g14103-like, whose protein sequence is MRIVSVSVMAEEQDRISYLPDDILIRILSLLPTKEIARTSLLSKAWRKLSPFSSLSVLMFQSPDFFHSRRKSFDVSSFINAIDSSLRLRQKDVNLVRLRLRLHLDDIKSLIDSWIDAALERKVKELDLYLQPRFVAEPYDLPAKIFSATTITVLSLEQCRLEICGDIDLPALRKLCLRQIQCDEQAIRQLISSCPLIEDLNIASCGGLQKLHVSGLANLHRLQVICCYNLRRIEIDAPSLQHLVYHCGRLPCDMVLTPCEFLRELILLDPLITNDFLQNLDSGFPNLERLEIDSTRLQRIEISHHQLKRLELRLTEWQREAKLKIDAPNLQSFTYSGYRMPLTSTISSMNTSSLREAEIHFRNYNDYSHFFIPQLKKFFEKSKNCQVINLLIKSKEELIIPRKLRPILSPPVYDIKHLYLRVLYNKFRNKEENPKCCTSCPTKCWRHYLEDVQIDGDESILEIDQIIAMPKLSQKSTNRNVRFRLKWRSQLL, encoded by the exons ATGAGAATAGTTTCAGTTTCAGTAATGGCGGAGGAACAAGATCGAATATCGTACCTGCCTGATGACATATTGATAAGAATCTTGAGTTTACTTCCTACTAAGGAAATTGCTCGAACCAGTTTGCTCTCAAAGGCATGGCGAAAGCTATCtcctttttcctctctctccGTTTTAATGTTTCAGTCTCCGGATTTCTTCCATTCACGTCGCAAAAGCTTTGATGTCTCCTCATTCATCAATGCCATCGATTCCTCCCTAAGACTCCGTCAGAAAGACGTAAATCTTGTGAGACTGCGGCTCCGTCTGCATCTCGATGACATCAAATCGCTGATAGACTCGTGGATCGACGCGGCACTTGAGAGGAAGGTGAAGGAGCTAGATCTATATTTGCAACCTAGGTTCGTAGCAGAGCCTTACGACTTGCCGGCTAAAATTTTTTCTGCCACAACAATTACAGTTCTCAGTTTAGAGCAATGCAGATTGGAAATCTGTGGTGATATAGATCTTCCGGCGCTACGAAAGTTGTGTTTAAGACAAATCCAGTGTGATGAACAAGCAATTCGGCAACTGATATCAAGTTGCCCGTTGATCGAGGATTTGAACATTGCATCTTGCGGTGGTTTGCAAAAACTTCATGTTTCGGGGCTTGCTAATCTACATAGGCTTCAAGTAATTTGCTGTTATAATTTGAGAAGGATAGAAATCGATGCACCAAGCCTTCAACATCTCGTGTATCATTGTGGACGCTTGCCGTGTGACATGGTCTTGACGCCCTGTGAATTTCTGAGAGAACTAATACTCCTTGATCCACTTATAACAAATGATTTCCTCCAAAATCTCGACTCTGGATTTCCGAATCTTGAGCGATTGGAGATAGACTCCACTCGATTGCAAAGGATTGAGATTTCGCATCATCAGCTCAAGAGATTAGAACTAAGACTAACTGAATGGCAGAGGGAGGCGAAACTCAAGATTGATGCTCCAAACCTCCAATCATTTACGTATTCGGGCTATAGAATGCCTTTAACCTCTACGATATCATCTATGAATACTTCATCTCTGCGGGAAGCCGAGATTCACTTCAGGAATTATAATGATTATAGCCATTTTTTCATCCCtcaattgaagaaattttttgaaaaatcgaAGAATTGCCAAGTTATAAATTTACTCATAAAATCCAAAGAG GAGCTCATTATTCCTAGAAAGCTGAGGCCAATTCTATCTCCCCCTGTTTATGATATCAAGCATTTATATTTAAGG GTCTTATACAACAAGTTTAGGAACAAGGAGGAGAACCCCAAGTGTTGTACATCTTGTCCCACCAAATGCTGGCGGCATTATTTGGAAGACGTTCAAATTGATGGTGATGAAAGCATATTGGAAATTGACCAAATTATTGCAATGCCAAAGTTATCTCAGAAATCTACTAATCGCAATGTTAGGTTTAGATTAAAATGGCGATCTCAACTACTTTAG
- the LOC100855049 gene encoding uncharacterized protein LOC100855049 has product MSLVLVVLHQDRQSLRPILPVLVLKDSLTREPGIKVHHANIQASKVVAYGAAVQAAILSGEGNEKVQDLLLLDVTPLSLGSETAGAVMTVLIPRNTICAACYENARSIVAFINKFENDKGFDKSNNSTVFPANSSKGFSNALKWVQEMKEIEEELNEKLSFLGGFAAAFGDQIHTHIEVKPGHNGPSLFAHRTLLATRSEIFKNMLDSDGCKAAPTNTITLPELNHEELDFLPEFLYSGAMTAGQAYEAMNNAGHLDSDMIVILNDHRRVSLLTATLDGPIPPVGALSSALNRLQSNRPLREL; this is encoded by the coding sequence ATGAGCCTGGTGTTGGTAGTCTTGCATCAAGACAGACAATCTCTTCGCCCAATTCTGCCAGTGCTGGTTCTCAAGGATTCTTTGACTCGTGAACCAGGAATTAAGGTTCATCATGCCAATATCCAAGCGTCAAAAGTTGTGGCCTATGGTGCTGCTGTGCAGGCTGCAATCTTGAGCGGTGAGGGCAATGAAAAGGTCCAAGACCTACTGTTGTTGGATGTCACCCCTCTCTCCCTTGGTTCGGAGACTGCTGGTGCTGTCATGACTGTCTTGATTCCAAGGAATACAATATGTGCAGCTTGCTATGAGAATGCTAGAAGCATAGTTGCATTCATcaacaagtttgaaaatgatAAGGGATTCGATAAATCCAATAACTCCACTGTCTTTCCTGCAAATTCCTCCAAGGGATTTTCAAATGCTTTGAAATGGGTGCAGGAAATGAAAGAGATAGAAGAGGAACTTAACGAGAAATTGAGCTTTCTTGGAGGATTTGCTGCTGCTTTCGGAGACCAAATTCACACTCATATTGAAGTCAAGCCAGGCCACAATGGACCTTCTCTATTTGCACATAGAACATTATTGGCAACAAGGTCAGAGATCTTCAAGAACATGCTGGACTCAGATGGATGCAAAGCTGCACCAACTAACACCATAACGCTCCCGGAATTGAACCATGAAGAGCTTGATTTTCTCCCTGAGTTCCTCTACAGTGGAGCCATGACTGCAGGGCAAGCTTATGAAGCAATGAACAATGCTGGGCACCTGGATTCTGACATGATTGTTATCCTTAACGACCACAGGCGGGTTTCATTACTCACTGCTACTCTAGATGGGCCCATACCACCTGTAGGAGCTTTGAGCAGTGCTCTTAATAGGTTACAATCAAACAGACCTCTTAGAGAATT
- the LOC132254353 gene encoding uncharacterized protein LOC132254353, with protein MVFRYPVPFSNGNGTVNYVPLPIRDDGDVRIMFTVVAQSPPPNTIEMYCQTSSIDYHPVPSSFTTPLHIESLGPSQHMVENNTSSPKYMQSYDNDMEPTVRVDMAGVTESIVMTVGNYVDILPGNDDDNVELFDEDDGNEDIMDMEDNENTENDASLLGGGEHDVPSPIFRELNWDVINSIADKDLIARTGLWNESDELFKGLRFESKVDLQYAVKRYSICRNQHLIVIESEPDIWAVKCKKWSEGCNWRLRACRRKCHGLFEITKYIGPHTCVYPKLSQDHSQLDSTFIAREVQNVVQSDHTISIAALHQIVKDKFGYNVHYKRIWEAKRKAMIRIFGDWDESYQTLPRWMNIVKLTNPGTKVVWKTSLLAGCNGNVRFMRVFWAFGACVEGFKHCRPIIQIDGTFLYGKYIGKLLIATSIDANGHIFPLAFAIVEEESSDSWSWFLYILRTQVTQREGICLISDRHAGIQAAIRDPSVGWSPPYAHHRYCLRHVASNFNDKYRNKMLKDLVYRAGSQHQPRKYEACMTELKRLDDKCLEWFKRLDTKKWTLAHDGGHRYGWMTTNIAECINGVLKGARMLPITALVRLTFYRCVSYFETRRTEIQTQMANGDLYTSYAINKITKYQSRANGHTANIFHRSNEIFEVTTAPHGFHMDKGNNIQIVKLKERTCTCNKWQSFGIPCSHVLAVCARARIDSWQFVDKHYRMDVYACCYTPQFNPIPHQAYWPEPNFPIVHPNPNLVRDKGRPRSSRIRNEMDWREPSVKLRCGLCKQEGHNRRKCPNRGESSNTTAQ; from the coding sequence ATGGTGTTTCGATATCCAGTTCCCTTTTCAAATGGAAATGGTACTGTTAATTATGTCCCTTTGCCTATTCGAGATGATGGTGATGTAAGGATAATGTTCACCGTTGTCGCACAATCTCCTCCTCCAAATACTATTGAAATGTATTGTCAAACTTCTTCCATTGATTATCACCCTGTGCCTAGTAGCTTTACTACCCCATTGCATATTGAAAGTCTAGGTCCAAGTCAACATATGGTAGAAAATAACACATCTTCCCCTAAGTATATGCAAAGTTATGATAATGATATGGAACCTACAGTTAGGGTAGATATGGCAGGGGTTACTGAGTCAATTGTAATGACAGTTGGAAATTATGTTGATATTTTACCTGGAAATGATGATGACAATGTAGAGTtatttgatgaagatgatggtaATGAGGATATTATGGACATGGAGGATAATGAAAATACAGAAAATGATGCATCATTGCTAGGTGGTGGTGAACATGATGTCCCTTCCCCAATATTTAGAGAATTGAATTGGGATGTAATTAACTCCATCGCTGACAAGGATTTAATAGCACGCACTGGCTTATGGAATGAATCAGATGAATTGTTTAAGGGTTTGCGGTTTGAGAGTAAGGTAGACTTACAATATGCTGTTAAACGTTATTCTATATGTAGGAATCAACATTTGATTGTTATTGAATCTGAGCCAGATATTTGGGCTGTAAAGTGTAAAAAATGGTCTGAGGGTTGTAATTGGAGGCTTCGTGCATGTCGTCGTAAATGTCATGGTTTGTTTGAGATAACAAAGTACATAGGTCCTCACACTTGTGTTTACCCTAAACTATCACAAGACCACTCACAATTAGACTCAACCTTCATTGCACGAGAAGTTCAAAATGTAGTCCAAAGTGATCACACAATTTCAATTGCTGCATTACATCAAATAGTGAAAGATAAATTTGGTTATAATGTTCATTACAAGAGGATTtgggaagcaaagaggaaagcAATGATAAGGATATTTGGTGATTGGGATGAATCTTACCAAACTTTACCTAGGTggatgaatattgttaaacttACTAACCCTGGGACTAAGGTTGTTTGGAAGACATCATTACTAGCAGGTTGCAATGGAAATGTACGTTTTATGCGTGTGTTCTGGGCTTTTGGGGCATGTGTTGAAGGATTTAAGCATTGTAGACCAATAATACAAATAGATGGTacttttttatatggaaaatacataggaaaaCTTTTGATTGCAACATCAATCGATGCTAATGGTCATATCTTCCCTCTAGCATTTGCAATAGTTGAAGAGGAATCATCAGATAGTTGGTCTTGGTTTCTTTATATATTAAGGACTCAAGTCACACAAAGAGAAGGCATATGTCTTATTTCAGATCGTCATGCAGGAATACAAGCCGCCATTAGGGATCCTAGTGTTGGTTGGAGCCCGCCTTATGCACACCATCGATATTGTCTTAGGCATGTGGCAAGCAATTTCAAtgataaatatagaaataagATGTTAAAAGACTTAGTGTATAGAGCAGGGTCTCAACATCAACCACGAAAGTATGAGGCATGTATGACTGAGTTAAAACGATTAGATGACAAATGCTTAGAATGGTTTAAGAGGTTGGACACAAAGAAATGGACTTTGGCACATGATGGAGGACATCGGTATGGGTGGATGACTACAAATATTGCTGAATGCATAAATGGAGTGCTCAAAGGGGCTAGAATGTTGCCTATCACTGCTCTTGTTCGATTAACTTTCTATCGTTGTGTTTCATATTTCGAGACTCGTCGAACAGAGATACAAACTCAAATGGCAAATGGAGATTTGTATACTTCCTATGCcattaacaaaataacaaaatatcaatcaaGGGCTAATGGACACACTGCCAATATTTTTCACCGTTCAAATGAGATATTTGAAGTTACAACTGCTCCCCATGGGTTTCATATGGATAAAGGAAACAATATACAAATTGTGAAGTTGAAAGAAAGAACATGTACTTGTAATAAATGGCAATCATTTGGTATACCATGTTCACATGTGTTGGCTGTATGTGCACGTGCAAGGATTGATAGTTGGCAATTTGTTGACAAACATTATAGGATGGATGTATATGCTTGTTGCTATACACCTCAATTCAATCCAATTCCACATCAAGCATATTGGCCAGAGCCTAATTTTCCAATTGTTCATCCTAATCCAAATCTAGTACGTGATAAAGGAAGACCAAGATCTTCAAGGATTAGGAATGAAATGGATTGGAGAGAACCAAGTGTTAAATTGCGATGTGGGCTTTGTAAACAAGAGGGTCACAATCGGCGAAAATGTCCTAACAGAGGGGAGTCTTCTAACACAACCGCTCAATGA
- the LOC132254250 gene encoding pentatricopeptide repeat-containing protein ELI1, chloroplastic-like, translating into MYAKCGKIDDACLVFVKTSEKDVALWNAMILGLAYHGDGSDSLAVFSQMERTGVQPNDVTFIGVLSACNHSGLVEEGRVQFSSMADKHGLSPKLEHCACMLDLLGRVGHLKEAYELVQNMEGGRTLLELGDR; encoded by the exons ATGTATGCAAAGTGTGGTAAAATTGATGATGcttgtttggtttttgtcaAGACAAGCGAGAAAGATGTAGCTTTGTGGAATGCCATGATACTGGGCCTGGCTTACCATGGTGATGGAAGTGATTCTTTAGCGGTTTTTTCACAGATGGAGAGGACTGGCGTGCAGCCCAATGATGTCACATTCATTGGAGTTTTATCAGCTTGTAACCACTCAGGATTGGTAGAAGAGGGAAGGGTTCAGTTTTCTAGTATGGCTGATAAACATGGATTGTCTCCCAAACTTGAGCATTGTGCTTGTATGTTAGATCTCCTTGGCCGGGTTGGGCATCTCAAAGAAGCATATGAATTGGTCCAGAACATG GAAGGTGGAAGGACGTTGCTAGAGTTAGGAGACAGGTAA
- the LOC104880298 gene encoding uncharacterized protein LOC104880298: MPKLMLVVSAELKNIAILQPQDGSDDDTINYYFKLECEYCGWISQNEVCVSINVKENPTGNRRNDNLNLSRKCQGCERPGKISLIPGYGTPLSQNHSTEVDLMLFSCDGLLPVEYSFNGGWLAITTSGREIHVDLTMREYTDVIDGVEVSISKLKAKFVSYWG; the protein is encoded by the exons atgccaAAACTCATGCTCGTTGTATCTGCTGAGTTGAAGAACATTGCCATTCTCCAACCTCAAGATGGAAGTGACGATGACACCATCAACTACTATTTCAAG CTGGAGTGTGAATATTGTGGGTGGATTTCTCAGAATGAAGTCTGTGTCTCTATAAATGTCAAAGAAAATCCCACTGGGAACCGAAGAAATGACAATTTGAACTTATCCAGAAAG TGTCAAGGATGTGAAAGACCTGGCAAGATCTCGCTAATCCCTGGATATGGGACTCCATTAAGCCAAAATCACTCCACAGAGGTGGATTTGATGTTATTTAGTTGTGACGGATTACTCCCTGTGGAGTATTCATTCAACGGTGGATGGTTGGCTATAACG ACTTCTGGCAGAGAAATTCATGTCGATCTTACTATGAGAGAATACACGGATGTGATCGATGGAGTGGAGGTATCAATCTCAAAGCTGAAAGCCAAATTTGTGTCATATTGGGGTTGA